The Rosa rugosa chromosome 1, drRosRugo1.1, whole genome shotgun sequence genomic sequence TCGGCTTCTAGTGATGATGTTGATACTCCTGAGAACTACCGCCCGTTTGAACATCCTTTCAGGTTGTTATTACAAACCCCAACGCTTGGTTCCTTCACTGCTCAAGCTGTTCTCAACCCATGATGTGTACACTTGCAACGTCAAGATTGGCTCTCTCTTTCGAGCGGGTCATATTGAAGCCGCCCGCCAACTGTTCGACGACATGCCCCAGAGAGACGTGGTTACATGGAACGCTCTCGTTACTGGGTACTGGAAAAACGGTTACTTTCAGGAATCAAAGAGTCTGTTCCAATCGATGCCTCTCAGGAATGTGGTGTCCTGGAACTCCATGGTAGCCGGGTGCGTCGAAAATGGGATGGTTGATGAGGCTTTCGGCTACTTTCGAGCCATGCCCGAGAGGAACATTGCTTCTTGGAATGCTATGATATCTGGGTTTTTGAAGTGTGATCGGGTGGAGGAAGCTAGTAGGCTTTTTGTGGAGATGCCGTGTAGGAATGTGATTTCTTATACGGCGATGATTGATGGGTTTGCGAAGATAGGAGAGGTGGAGAAGGCAAGAGCATTGTTTGATGTCATGCCGCCTAAAAATGCGGTTTCTTGGACTGTGCTGATTAGTGGGTATGTGGAGAATGGGAGGTTTGATGAAGCTAGGGAATTGTACAAGCAGATGCCGGAGAAAAATGTGGTTGCTGTGACTGCTATGATCACTGGGTGCTGTAAGGAGGGTAAGATGGAAGAAGCTAGAGATTTATTCGACGCAATTCAGTTCAAGGACGATGTCTGTTGGAATGCAATGATAACAGGTATGCTAATTGCAGCTCGCTAGTCTATCAGGAAAACCATAATTGGGCAGTGGAGGATTTCATTTGTGTTCATCAGTGACATAACTCTCTAGTTATTATAGTATTATTGAGATTTGCAGTTGAGAGAATTGGTATTGAGTGCTTGAAAATTAGTTTGATCAGTATCTGCAGTAGTCTGATGTATCGAGGACATTTTCCTTAAGTTTGAAAGCATTATCCTAACAACTTTCACTTGCCCCTGACATGCTTCTTTTCATTTGCAGGCTATGCACAAAATGGTAGGGGAGAGGAAGCATTGAAGTTACATTCACAAAAGCTCAAGATTGGTTTGCATCCAGATAACTGGACCCTTGTTTCTGTTCTCATGGCCTGTTCTACTCTTGCGTCACTGAAGGATGGAAGACAAGCTCATGTGCTCATTATTAAACATGGTCTCGAATCAAATGTCTCCATAAGTAATGCTTTGATTACCATGTACTGCAGATGTGGTGCGATTCTTGACTCTGAGTTAGCTTTCAAACAAATTGAGAGTCCGGACCTTGTCTCATGGAACACCATTGTTGCTGCATTTGCACAGCACGGTCTCTACGAGAAGGCTCTGGCTTTTTTCAACCAGATGAGGGTCAGTGGCTTTGAACCGGATGGCATAACATTTCTTAGTGTCTTATCTGCTTGTGCTCGTGTGGGAAAAGTGAATGAGAGCATGGATTTGTTCGACTCAATGGTCAATAAATATGGTAT encodes the following:
- the LOC133724555 gene encoding pentatricopeptide repeat-containing protein At4g02750-like; translated protein: MPQRDVVTWNALVTGYWKNGYFQESKSLFQSMPLRNVVSWNSMVAGCVENGMVDEAFGYFRAMPERNIASWNAMISGFLKCDRVEEASRLFVEMPCRNVISYTAMIDGFAKIGEVEKARALFDVMPPKNAVSWTVLISGYVENGRFDEARELYKQMPEKNVVAVTAMITGCCKEGKMEEARDLFDAIQFKDDVCWNAMITGYAQNGRGEEALKLHSQKLKIGLHPDNWTLVSVLMACSTLASLKDGRQAHVLIIKHGLESNVSISNALITMYCRCGAILDSELAFKQIESPDLVSWNTIVAAFAQHGLYEKALAFFNQMRVSGFEPDGITFLSVLSACARVGKVNESMDLFDSMVNKYGISPGSEHYACLIDLLSRAGQLEKACKMIQEMPFEADFGIWGALLAASSVHSNVEIGELAAKNMLDLDPQSSGPYVILSNMYAAAGKWNDVARVRSLMKKHGVKKQQAYSWIEIGNKLHNFVGGDISHPDVDNIHLVLKKISLHMAANNFTHISFSWSSSC